AGCGCCACTTGGTGAGGTAGTCCTCGGCGGTGAAGATCCCGATCCGGTTCAGGAACACCATCACGAGCGGGGTCTGAAACGAGACCCCGAACACGAGCGGCAGAATGATCGCGAGGCTGAGCCACTCGTTGAGCCGGATGTCCGGGTCGAACCCGAGGATCTCGTTGAACTTCAAGAGCGCTTTCACCGCCCCCGGGAGGACGACGAACTGGCAGAGCAAGACGCCGGCGATGAAGAGGAAGACGCTCGGCCCGAAAAAGAGGTAGGCGTACCGCTTTTCGTGCGGGTACAGGCCCGCGCCCACGAACGCCCAGAACTGGTACAGGATGAACGGGCACGCGATGACGACCCCGCACAGGAGCGATACCTTGAAGTACACGACCATCGACTCTTGCGCGCTCAGGGTCGTCAGGTACTTCTTGCTCTCCATCAGTCCTTCGCCCTTGCTGCTCAGGTTGCTGATGTGCGCCGGGTAGACTTTGAGTCTAACGGGCAGTTCTTCGGGCGCGTCGGCCTTGGGCGCGCCGAAGGCCGGAGTTAGTGCCTTTACAGGAATGAACACCGGCATCTCCTCGGGCGCGCCGAGGAGCTTGCGCCGTTCCTCGGCCGTCAGTGCGCTGAGGTTGTACTCGTTCTCCTCCAATTTCTGACGGACCCGCGTGATTTCTTCTGGGGTGGAGTCGGTAAGTTGCGCCAGCTTTTCGTCGGCCGACTTCTTCGCCGCTCGAAAGTAGAAGTCTCGCGTCTGCTGCTTGACGGGTTCGGTAATGACGTCCAACATGGGCATCCCGATGCCGATGTTGTCGTTCCCGACCGATTTTCCGACGAAATCCAGAACGAAGCCGATCACCAGGAAGAACAGCAGCCACTTCAGCGCGTTGAGCATCCGGTAGCGGAGTTCCTCGATGTGCTCGCCCAGGGACATCCGCGTGTCCTTGAACATGTCATCGGGGTACTCGTCGTACTTTTTCGCGAGCGTTTGAATCGCTTTGGTGGGCATGACGCCGAACCCCGCGCTGGGATAACCCAACCCGAGGCGAAGGTGCCCGACCGGTTGGCAAAAGTGTGTGCGTGCGGAAGGTCAGTGATATCGTATGAAGCGGGACGCGGGTACACAAGACAAGCTCGGTGGCCGTGTGGAGAGGATGGGAAAGGTGTCAGGTAACCGGTGCCGGGAGTTCCGGTCGCACGGGTGTTGTACGAGGGCCTTGGGCCGGGGATTTGCTTCGAGGTAGAGCGGGGCTGGACCGAAGGGCGATAATGCCCCTGCGAACGGATTCGTGCGTTTCAGGAGCGAGTCATGCGCCGGCGCTTAATTGTCATGTCCCTGATCGCGTTGGCTGGATGCAACCGGTTCGCGGGACCACGAGAGACCCGTCAGTTGGACCGCGCCGACGGGCGCGCCCCGGACGGTACCCGTTACTCGATCGACGAGCAGAAGATTCGCGGGCGCGAGCGGCTCTCGATCTCGGAGGATGATTTCCGTATCGGCCCGAAGGGTTACATCGACCGCCCCAGCCCCACCGGGCGCTAATCGGAGTGGGTGTAATTGCCGCATGACGCTCGACCGCGACGCCATCATCGGTTCGATGCTCGGGCTCGCGGTTGGCGATGCGCTGGGGTTGCCGTGCGAGAACTTGTCCTCACGGCGCGCGAAGAAACTGTTTCCGCACCTCGACCGCTACCAATTCTTCTTCCGCCGCGGTCTATTTTCCGATGACACCGAGCACTCGTGCTTGATCGGACAGGCGCTGCTGATTTCCGGCGGGGACACGGTCAAATTCCAGCGCGACTTCGCGCGCCGGCTCCGTTGGTGGGCCGCGGGCATTCCAGCCGGAACCGGGCGCGCCACGATCCGCGCGTGTGCGAAGTTGTGGTTCGGCTGGTCGCCGGACCGGAGCGGCGTCTTTTCGGCCGGTAACGAACGGTCCGGCGATGCGTGCGCCGATCCTCGGCCTGTGCCTCGGTTCCGACCCCGAACGCTTGAAACACTTCGTGCGCATTTCCACGCGCATCACACACCGACCCGAAAGCCGAATTGGGGGCACTCGCGGTCGCGTGGGCCGCTCACCGCGCGGCCGAAACTCGAACGGCGACTTTGTCGGAACCGACACAATTTCTGGCGGAACTCCGCGAACTACTCGGTGTCGAGCCGGCCGCAGGGCCGTTACTCGAATCGCTCGAAGTGGCCGGGAAGAAATTACATTTGGGGCGAACGACGGAAGAATTTGCGCTCGATCTCGGGTTGAAGCGCGGAGCGACCGGTTACATGTATCACACGGTTCCGGTGGCACTCTATGCGTGGTTGCGGTACCCGGACGACTTCCGCACAGCGGTTCAGTCGGCGATCCGATGCGGTGGCGACACGGACACGGTAGCGGCGATTACGGGGGCGCTCGTCGGCGCGCGGGTCGGCAAAACGGGTATTCCAAGCGAATGGCTCCGTGGGCCGATCGACTGGCCGCGCTCGGTTCGGTGGGTGGAGAAACTCGCCGGGCGCGTCGCGGAAGGGAAGTGGTTGAGCGCTTCCCAGCGTGCTGAGCCGCTCGCGGTGTGGGCGCTGCCGGCTCGGAACGCGGCGTTCTTCGTGTGGGTGCTCGTTCACGCCGCTCGACGGCTGCTCCCACCGTATTGACCGGTCCGTTCGCGCGGAGAAATGCGGGCCGGGTGGGGATTTCGTTGCCTTCTTGCAGCGCGGCGCGCACCATGAGCGTATCCGCTGCACATCACTCGTTAGCCGGAGGTCCGTCATGGGGCTGCGTGATTGGGTGTCGGGGCAGTTCATCGACATCATTGAGTGGACCGAGCCGAGCCAGAACGAGATCCTCGCGCACCGGTTCACGCGCCACAAAAACGAGATCAAGAACGGCGCCAAACTCGTTGTGCGCGAGGGGCAGGCCGCGGGGTTCGTGAAGGAGGGGCAACTCGCCGACGTCAAAGTGCCGGGCATGTACACGCTCGACACGAAGAACATGCCCATCCTCTCCACCATCCTCGGGTGGAAGTACGGGTTCGAGTCGCCGTTCAAGTGCGAGGTGTACTTCATCTCCACGCGGCAGTGGACCAACCAGAAGTGGGGTACACAGAACCCAATCATGTACCGCGATCCGGAGTTCGGTCCGGTGCGGCTGCGGGCGTTCGGGAACTACGCCTTCAAGGTCACCGACCCGGGCACGTTCCTGAAGGAACTCGTTTCGACCGACCCGTCGTTCGAGCTGTACGAGATTTCCGCACAGTTCCGCAACGTGGTCGTGTCGCGGTTCATCGACGCGCTCGGTGCGTCGCGTATCCCGATGCTCGATCTCGCGGGGAACTACGAGAAGGTCGGGAAGATCGCGCTCGAACGTATCGCGCCGGAAATGGCGAAGATGGGCGTCTCCCTGACGCAGTTCTTCGTCGAGAACATCTCTCTCCCGCCCGAGGTCGAAGCGGCCCTCGACAAGCGCTCGCAGATGTCGGTGCTCGGCAACCTCGATCAGTACACGAAGTTCCAGACGGCCGAAGCGATTCCCACGGCTGCGGCGAACCCGGGCGGTCTGGCCGGAATGGGGGCGGGCCTCGGGGCGGGATTGGCCGTGGGGCAACAGATGGGTGGGGCTTTTGCGGGTGCGGCCGGCGCGCCGGGTGTTGTGACGCCTGGCAACACGACTTCCCCCACCACCGCAAGCGCCCCGCCCCCACTCCCGACCGCGGTCTCGTTCCACGCAGCAATCAACGGCGCCCAGGCCGGGCCGTTCGATCTGGCGGCGCTGGCCGCGCACATCAACTCGGGCACCATCAATCGCGCCTCACTGGTGTGGAAGCCGGGCATGGCGGGTTGGGCCGCGGCCGAAACCGTGCCCGAACTGGCGTCACTCTTCGCCGCGGCACCGCCGCCACTTCCGGGGTAAACTCAAAATCCCAATTCCGAAATTCAAAAAGGGGGCAGCGGTTGTCTTCTTTTTGAATTTCGTGCTTCGAGTTTCGATTTTGATATGAGCACACCTCCTCCGCTCCCGTCGTCCGATCCGCCCCCGCTGCCTCCTGCGACCAAACCGCAGGTGGACAAAGAACCGACGGTTTCGAGCGCGCCCCCGAAGGGCAAGCTCTTTCCGTGCTTGAACTGCGGGGCGAAAGTCGAGTTCGACCCGCGCGCTCGCGCGCTCAAGTGCCCGTACTGCGGTCACACGTCGGATGTCGAAGAGGGCGGCGCGGAGGTCGAGGAGCGCGACTTCAACGAGTACGCCAGCAAGCTCGTGAAGGGCAACGTCGGCGGGATCGCGGGGCGCTCCACGCAGACGAAGTGCAGCGGATGCGGGGCGCTGGTGCTCCTCGAAGATAAAGTCGTCACGGACATTTGTCCGTTTTGCAGCACGCACCTCGAGAACAAGCCCGAAGTCGTGGAGGGAATGCTCCCGCCAGAGTCGGTGATCCCGTTCGCGGTGGACTTAAGGGGCGCCCGAGAATCGTTCGACAAATGGCTCCATGGGCTCTGGTTCGCGCCAACGGAACTGAAGAAACTCGCGAACCTCGGCCAACTCGCCGGCGTGTACCTGCCGTACTGGACCTACGACACGATGACGTACACGAAGTACCGCGGGATGCGCGGCGACGACTACCAGGAAACGGAGTATTACACCGAGAAGGATAATAACGGGAACGAGGTCGAGCGCAGTCGCACGGTGACGAAAACGAACTGGTACCCGGTTACGGGTGAGGTGCAGCACTTCTTCGACGACGTGCTCGTGTGCGGCTCGAAGAGTATCCCCGCGCACCTCATTAGCGGGCTGGAACCGTGGGACACGGGGGAACTCGAACCCTTTCAGGATTCGTTCCTCGCGGGTTTGAAGACGGAACGATACGCGGTGGATCTGAAAGACGGCCTCGTAGTTGCGAAGGAGGTGATGCAGCCGAAGATCCGTCACCTCATCGTGCAGGACATCGGCGGCGACCACCAGCGCATCGAAATGACCGACACGCGGTACCTCGGTATCACGTTCAAGCACTGTCTACTCCCCGTGTGGCTGGCGAACTATCACTACCAGGAGAAGTTGTTCCAGATCCTAATCAACGGGCGCACGGGTAAGGTGTCTGGCGAGCGGCCGTGGAGCTTCTGGAAGATCTTCCGGCTCATCGCAGCTATTTTGATCGTCATGGGGGTGATTGCCGCCGTGGTGATGGCGGCATCGAAGAAGGGCGGGAGTGAACCCGCGCCGAAGGCTCCCCAAAACCGGAAGGCGGCGCTGGGAGTTGCGCCGCCCGCATTTGCATCCGTTGATGCACGCACCGGGCACCAAAGTTTACCAAGTCCGAGGAGGCGACATGGCGGGGCGGATCGGGATGCGAACGGGCGAGGCACTGGTCGAGGGCGACAAGGACTACCTCTGCGCCGACGCACCCCCTTCGGCCCGTAACTCTCGCCCCTCTCCCAGGAGAGGTTCGAAGAACGCCGACACGAGACGGCTGCGGTCCTGACCCTGCGGGCGGGCCTTCTGCCGCTTCGTCTGCTTCTTCTTCGGCTGTGATTGATAGTGCTCGAACGAACAGACGATCCGGGCCAGTACCCGCGAAAGTGCCTGGGCCTTCGCCCGCTGGTTCTGCCCGCGGCACGCCTCCCCCGCTGCCCGCACCCGCCCTGCTGCGGCCACCATCTCCGTCCGAAGCTCCGACAGCTTCTCATCCATCGGACGCAGCCGCTCCTCCAGGGCCGCGATGTCGGCCTCCAGCACCTCCAGCTTCGCTCGCACCACCTCCCTGGCTCGCTGGGGCAGTTCCAGGTAGCTCTCCGTGGCCTGCTCGTACTTCATCTGTAGGGCCTTCAGGGCTGCCCGCTCCTTCGATTGGTGGGTTGGTGCGTGTTGCCGGAACGCCTCAGCGAGAGACGGGGCGGCCCACACGCCTCCCTCCGGGTTCGGCACGCCCCACTTCTTCATCGTGCGCCACACCGCCGTGATCAGCCGACAGTAGTCCTGCTGCGTCCGGTCCGCCCGCTTCTCAAACTCCGTCAGGTCCGGTTCCGCGTCCAGGACTTCCGCCAGCTTCTGTTGCGTGTCGGCCAGCCACTTCTCGACCAGCGGGGTGATCTCCGAGTGTTTGACCCGGTGCATCCGGCACCCGTTCTTGTTTCGTTCCCCGAATTGCCGGAATGAGGAACAGACGTAGGAGTAGGGGTCGGCCTTGTGGTTGGGTTGCGCCCATCCGGCCATCTTCCGGCCGCACATCGAGCAGTAGAGGAATTCCGCGAGCCACAGCTCCGGGGATTTGGCCGATCGGCACTGCTTTGGCTTGTGAGCGATCTTCGCCTGGACCGTATCCCACGTGTCGCGGTCGATCAGGCCCTCGCCCCACTGATCGGGGTAGATGTGGTCCGCTTGCGTGTGGACGCGGTAGCTGACGGCCCTCCCGCCCTTCCGCTTGACGGCCTCGATTTGCCCGCCCCTGAACTCGCAGAACCGACCTTGGCTCTGCTTGTTGCTGACAGTCCTGCCGACCAGTGCGGCCGGGTTCCTCAAAATCCGGATGACCCGATCGGTGTACCACGTTTCCGCGTAAATCGGGGAATACCCGAGGTCACCCAGCCGCTTGGCGATGCCCCCATAACTGATGCTTTCCGTCGCGAACCACCGGAAGATTAGCTTGACGGCCTCGACTTGCTTCGGGTCGCGGGCGGGCACCAGCACGAGTGAGTCGCCCTGGTCGCGGGCGGGGAAGTTCTTCTTGCCGTCATAAGCCTGTTCGGTGCCGTCAGGATTGATCTTCACCCGCTTATAGTGGCCGAGGTACCTGAGCCGCCATTTTTCCTTTCCGTCCTCCCCGACGCACATGTAATCATAGCCGTAGGGCGGGTAGCCGCCGGGGGTCTTCCCGTTCTTCACGGCCTCTATAAGTCCCTCGACCGCTCGCTTGCCACGGGCGGCTTGCTCGTCCTGGGAGCGAGCGGATTTGACGGCCCCGACGACCCCGGTGGCGAGGTCGTCGCCGGTGAGGTGCCCTTCGGTGGTGCTCCACAGTTCGCAGTCGTTGTCGCGGAGGTCGCACGCAAACTTGCCGAATTCGTAGTGGTCGCGGACTCCGAACCGATCCATTGAGTCAACGATGATCCAGTCGAGGCAGCCGGTCGCGACCCGCGACATCATCAGTTGGAATTCCCGCCGTTTGTAAGCGAGGTCACGGCTTCCCACGTCCTCGTACCAGCACTCGACCTGAAGACCGTGGCGGGCGAGCCAACGTTGGATGTTGGCCTTTTGGGTGGCGGTATCCTGCTTGTCACCGCTGATACGCAGGTAGGCGACGCCGCGGGAGCCGTGTGGGGCGGAAGGGGTGGTCATTGTGTACTCCTTGTGGGTTTGACACTTCACTCTATCCGGGGTGCCAAACGCCACCCGGGAATGGCGAGGGGCCGGGTTGCCCCGGCCCTCTGGCGTCGCGTCACTTCTTTTCCAGCCGCCGCTTCGCTGCCGCGTTCCGTTTCGCGTCCGCGGTGCAGGTCGCACAGAATCGCACTTGAAACAGGTCGGAGGTGGCCACCACCCGCTCCGCGGAGCAATGGCAGACCAGTATGATTGTGGCCTTCTTGCCGTACCCCTCACGCCCGCCTGCCCCCCGCCAGGAACCGGCCAGGATGCTCCGGTCGGGGTAGCGTTCGCAGATGGCCTGCTCCTCCGTCCCCCGCTCGATTGCGGGTGCGGCGGGGGCTTCCTCCGTAATCTTCTTGGTGGTCTTCCGGCCCTTCTTTACGGTCTTCGGGGCTATGCCGTTCATTTCGTCCGCGTAGGGTTGTTGGCAATTGTCGCACGTGCCCTTGTAACTGGTGGTCATGCGTCCCTTTCGACCGGAGATGTAGTCGTAGGCCACCCAGCATGTAGCCGGTTCCTTGCACCGCACGCACTTGATGCGAGCGGCCGGGGTGGTGGGGATGCCGGTCGCCCAGCTCGTGCGGACCGCGGGGCGGTAGTTCGAGCTTGCCATTATTCGGCCTCCGCTTCTTCGGCGTCGATCTCGTCGAGCTCCACGTCGGCCATCGGGAATTCCTTGCCGATTTCATAGATGCGGCCGATGAGTGGGTACTCGATTCCGGCCGGCACCACGTAGCGGCGGCCGTCCCGCGTATCGACCCAGATCGCGAGCCCCTCGTCGTTGGCCTCGCCGTCACGCGACCGCTCGTCCAAACGGGCGAGTGCCTCTTCGGGCGAGTTTCCCGTCACGACCAGTTCCGCGACCATCGTCTCGGGGCTGTCCAGTGTCGCGATCCACATTTCCCTGTCTCCTGTCAGGGGGGATAATTCCTACCACTGATATTATTTTATCGGTAAGAATGATTCCTTGCAAGTTTAGTCGTTTAAACTTGATACCGAGTGCAACGAAGAGTATGACGACGTGAAACGGAACGGGCCGCGGCACTTCCCAGAAGGGTGTGCCACGGCCCTGCTTGCGAAATCGTTGAGTTCAGCGCGGGAGGGGCAGCTCGGACTCGGGCGTGACTTGTACAGCGGGCAGGAAAGCGACGACGAGTTTGCCGTAGCGCCCTTGGCGGCGCACGTGCCCGGCGCGGATCAGGTCCGCGAGCGCGCCCTTCACGGTGCGCTCACTGAGACCGGTGCGACCCGCAATGTCACGGATCGATAACCGGGCCTCCTTGCCCCCGTAGCGACACGAAGTAGTGAGAATGGTAAACAGAACCTGCCACCGAGAAGCCGGCCGCAAACGTAACCGTTGCACCCGCTCCACGACGGACCAGGGAACCCAGGCACCGTATTCACGCAGGTTCAATTTCTGGTAACTCCCGAGGCAGGACGGACCGAATAAAATCCCAAGCTTTCTTGCCCTTCTTGTCCTCAAAACAATCGCGGTAAACCGCAATATCCAGTTTCAACTGAAAACCGTTCAGTAGCGTGTCGCACGTGACTCGTCGCGCATGTCCCACAGCCGCGCGCAATTGCTCCAGCTGACCTTTGCGACAGCTCAAAAGCCACCCGTCGTGTACGATCGCGAGTATTTGGACGTTCTGCCGGTCCAGCACCAGTGTCATCACCCTCATTACGTCCGCGGCGCCCGCCTGAACCGGGAAATTGGCCCACGTCCGCCATTTCGTACCCGGCTCCACATGCGCTTTCCACCCGCAACGGGTATGGATCGTCCGCCGCTGGACCGCGGTTGCGACAACTCGTTTGGACCATTCATGATACTTTCTGAATAACGATTCATGCTGCCGTAACAGCAATTTCGACTCGTACAGGTCTATACCCAACCGGTCAGCTATCCCATACGGGGTCTGGGCATACAAGACTGCCAGATTCACCGTTTTATACTGGTCGCGGATATCGCCGTGCGTATCCTTGGTTGCCGTGGCTGGGGCGGCGCCAGCGCGTACCGCGAACGCCAAATGCGGGTCGTCCGCGGCATACATCGACTGCATCGCTTCGTCACCGGATAGAGCGGCGGCAATGCCGATCTCTTCGGCCGCAAAATCGGCGTAGACGAGCACATGATCCGGACTTGCCGGAGTGATCAACCACCTGAGCCATTTGGGTCCGCTGAAAATAAATTGGCTGGGTTGATTCCTCCCCGTCACCGATCTAAAAGGCATTGTGCTGTAGTAATGTCGTCTGGTTACTCCATCGACGAGCATTACGTGATCCATGATCGACCGCAGCGATTTTCGGGTTTGCCTGAGCTCTTCGATGAAGGGGTGCCGCTTCTCCATTGCTTCCAATGTGTCGTCGTCCAGTGGGTCGTACCAACCGTTCTTCCCCAGCGATTGTGGCCATGCGATTTTTTGAGCGCGGAGCCAGCCGAAAAATGCCCCGCAATCGAACGTCCCATCGTGGCGGTAAACCCGGGCGGTACGGTTGAGCTTGTCCCGGAGGGCCTCAGCGATGTGCTCGCGTCCGTTCCAAATCCGCACAAGTGCCGCCGTGTCGATAGGGATACCACGCAGTTCCATCCGTGCTACCGCGCGCAGGTACTCGCACCAGTGCTGCATCGTGGCGGGGTCCAGCCGATCGACGAGCCGCGCATAGAGAGCCGCGGTTGCCCTCACGTCCGCCATGCAGTATTCGGCAATAGCCGGCTCGTCCTCGGGTGCAAACTGCAGGTTGAGGATTGCCTCACGCATTTCGTTTTTA
This region of Gemmata massiliana genomic DNA includes:
- the tatC gene encoding twin-arginine translocase subunit TatC, coding for MPTKAIQTLAKKYDEYPDDMFKDTRMSLGEHIEELRYRMLNALKWLLFFLVIGFVLDFVGKSVGNDNIGIGMPMLDVITEPVKQQTRDFYFRAAKKSADEKLAQLTDSTPEEITRVRQKLEENEYNLSALTAEERRKLLGAPEEMPVFIPVKALTPAFGAPKADAPEELPVRLKVYPAHISNLSSKGEGLMESKKYLTTLSAQESMVVYFKVSLLCGVVIACPFILYQFWAFVGAGLYPHEKRYAYLFFGPSVFLFIAGVLLCQFVVLPGAVKALLKFNEILGFDPDIRLNEWLSLAIILPLVFGVSFQTPLVMVFLNRIGIFTAEDYLTKWRYACIIIAFFAAVITPTPDVITMLYLFVPMFGLYMVGILICHQFPGFDPSEDTDSEAADEVAV
- a CDS encoding SPFH domain-containing protein — its product is MGLRDWVSGQFIDIIEWTEPSQNEILAHRFTRHKNEIKNGAKLVVREGQAAGFVKEGQLADVKVPGMYTLDTKNMPILSTILGWKYGFESPFKCEVYFISTRQWTNQKWGTQNPIMYRDPEFGPVRLRAFGNYAFKVTDPGTFLKELVSTDPSFELYEISAQFRNVVVSRFIDALGASRIPMLDLAGNYEKVGKIALERIAPEMAKMGVSLTQFFVENISLPPEVEAALDKRSQMSVLGNLDQYTKFQTAEAIPTAAANPGGLAGMGAGLGAGLAVGQQMGGAFAGAAGAPGVVTPGNTTSPTTASAPPPLPTAVSFHAAINGAQAGPFDLAALAAHINSGTINRASLVWKPGMAGWAAAETVPELASLFAAAPPPLPG
- a CDS encoding recombinase family protein is translated as MTTPSAPHGSRGVAYLRISGDKQDTATQKANIQRWLARHGLQVECWYEDVGSRDLAYKRREFQLMMSRVATGCLDWIIVDSMDRFGVRDHYEFGKFACDLRDNDCELWSTTEGHLTGDDLATGVVGAVKSARSQDEQAARGKRAVEGLIEAVKNGKTPGGYPPYGYDYMCVGEDGKEKWRLRYLGHYKRVKINPDGTEQAYDGKKNFPARDQGDSLVLVPARDPKQVEAVKLIFRWFATESISYGGIAKRLGDLGYSPIYAETWYTDRVIRILRNPAALVGRTVSNKQSQGRFCEFRGGQIEAVKRKGGRAVSYRVHTQADHIYPDQWGEGLIDRDTWDTVQAKIAHKPKQCRSAKSPELWLAEFLYCSMCGRKMAGWAQPNHKADPYSYVCSSFRQFGERNKNGCRMHRVKHSEITPLVEKWLADTQQKLAEVLDAEPDLTEFEKRADRTQQDYCRLITAVWRTMKKWGVPNPEGGVWAAPSLAEAFRQHAPTHQSKERAALKALQMKYEQATESYLELPQRAREVVRAKLEVLEADIAALEERLRPMDEKLSELRTEMVAAAGRVRAAGEACRGQNQRAKAQALSRVLARIVCSFEHYQSQPKKKQTKRQKARPQGQDRSRLVSAFFEPLLGEGRELRAEGGASAQR
- a CDS encoding ADP-ribosylglycohydrolase family protein — its product is MGALAVAWAAHRAAETRTATLSEPTQFLAELRELLGVEPAAGPLLESLEVAGKKLHLGRTTEEFALDLGLKRGATGYMYHTVPVALYAWLRYPDDFRTAVQSAIRCGGDTDTVAAITGALVGARVGKTGIPSEWLRGPIDWPRSVRWVEKLAGRVAEGKWLSASQRAEPLAVWALPARNAAFFVWVLVHAARRLLPPY
- a CDS encoding winged helix-turn-helix transcriptional regulator, with protein sequence MNLREYGAWVPWSVVERVQRLRLRPASRWQVLFTILTTSCRYGGKEARLSIRDIAGRTGLSERTVKGALADLIRAGHVRRQGRYGKLVVAFLPAVQVTPESELPLPR
- a CDS encoding DNA polymerase, with translation MPTSDPVIVIDSEWGYTDRRIGCESAFMPVVLCAQVLGGECHVFWARDRHRLAEFLVRYRDAYWVAHSATAEMKYLLRVGLQPPEKWWDTMVGYRVAANRSGYLSAALVDALGASGLADLIPPNKNEMREAILNLQFAPEDEPAIAEYCMADVRATAALYARLVDRLDPATMQHWCEYLRAVARMELRGIPIDTAALVRIWNGREHIAEALRDKLNRTARVYRHDGTFDCGAFFGWLRAQKIAWPQSLGKNGWYDPLDDDTLEAMEKRHPFIEELRQTRKSLRSIMDHVMLVDGVTRRHYYSTMPFRSVTGRNQPSQFIFSGPKWLRWLITPASPDHVLVYADFAAEEIGIAAALSGDEAMQSMYAADDPHLAFAVRAGAAPATATKDTHGDIRDQYKTVNLAVLYAQTPYGIADRLGIDLYESKLLLRQHESLFRKYHEWSKRVVATAVQRRTIHTRCGWKAHVEPGTKWRTWANFPVQAGAADVMRVMTLVLDRQNVQILAIVHDGWLLSCRKGQLEQLRAAVGHARRVTCDTLLNGFQLKLDIAVYRDCFEDKKGKKAWDFIRSVLPRELPEIEPA